One Eurosta solidaginis isolate ZX-2024a chromosome 5, ASM4086904v1, whole genome shotgun sequence DNA segment encodes these proteins:
- the Gas41 gene encoding YEATS domain-containing protein 4: protein MNSLNIPTDFGPDSGGRVKGLVIVKPIVYGNIARSFGKKNEDGHTHQWKVYVKPYHNEDMSVYVKKVHFKLHESYANPNRIVTKPPYEITETGWGEFEVVIKIYFHDPTERPVTCYHILKLFQSPVVDGELSSTNLDSNRRLGAANAHLVSESYEEIVFQEPTQLMQHFLMNVQPLTSGSYTHDTDFEEKKEKTLENILVVKGKVKSEINTLKDKLKVARETIAKFKVELAKVQKPPAT from the exons ATGAACAGCTTAAATATACCAACAGATTTCGGTCCAGACTCCGGCGGGCGCGTTAAGGGTTTGGTAATTGTGAAACCTATTGTCTATGGGAACATTGCACGATCCTTTGGCAAAAAAAATGAGGATGGCCATACACATCAATGGAAGGTATATGTGAAACCTTATCACAATGAAGACATGTCTGTTTATGTAAAGAAAGTGCATTTCAAGCTACACGAAAGTTATGCCAATCCCAATCGCATTGTAACAAAACCACCCTACGAAATAACCGAAACGGGTTGGGGTGAATTTGAAGTTGTTATCAAAATCTATTTTCATGATCCAACAGAACGACCTGTGACATGTTATCACATTTTAAAGTTATTTCAAAGTCCAGTTGTTGATGGTGAGCTATCGAGCACAAATTTAGATAGCAATAGAAGATTGGGAGCAGCAAATGCGCATTTAGTATCAGAATCATATGAAGAAATTGTATTCCAAGAACCAACACAATTGATGCAACATTTTCTAATGAATGTACAACCACTTACCAGTGGTTCTTATACGCACGATACCGATT TTGAAGAAAAGAAGGAGAAAACTTTGGAAAACATACTAGTGGTTAAAGGGAAAGTGAAGAGCGAAATCAATACtcttaaagataaattaaaggtTGCGCGCGAAACTATTGCTAAATTTAAGGTTGAATTGGCAAAAGTACAAAAGCCGCCAGCTACTTGA
- the cbc gene encoding protein CLP1 homolog, whose amino-acid sequence MTENAKEGEEFTLEADSELRFEIEDKDAKVYVQLISGFAEMFGTELVKKKKYEFLTGAKVAIFTYHGCVLNVTGKTDVSYISKETPMVQYLNCHAALEQMRTAAEEKDERGPIVMIVGPLDVGKSTLARIFLNYAVRLGRRPLYADIDVGQGSISIPGTIATILIERPASIEEGFSQKAPLVYHFGHTSPGSNNVLYKTVVGKMAEVTLESMNVNKRTKYSGMVINTCGWVKGDGYAHLLHMGQAFEVNAIFVMDHERLYNELLRDMPSFVRVVLLPKSGGVVERSRGLRAEQRDIRIKEYFYGFRTPFYPFSFEVKFQDIKLYKIGAPPLPDSCMPIGMKAEDNKTKVVAVTPSPALLHHILSISFAESADEDVIGTNVAGFVCVTDVDMDRQAITVLSPQPRPLPNNVMLLSELQFMDIV is encoded by the exons ATGACCGAAAATGCTAAGGAAGGTGAAGAGTTTACACTGGAGGCGGATTCTGAGTTGCGTTTTGAAATAGAGGACAAGGATGCTAAAGTTTACGTCCAACTCATATCCGGTTTCGCTGAAATGTTTGGCACGGAAttggtaaaaaagaaaaaatacgaatTTCTTACCGGCGCCAAAGTGGCAATTTTCACTTATCATGGGTGCGTGCTCAATGTTACCGGAAAAACTGATGTAAGTTACATTTCAAAGGAAACACCAATGGTGCAGTACTTAAACTGTCACGCAGCTTTAGAACAAATGCGCACCGCTGCCGAAGAAAAGGATGAACGTGGTCCAATAGTAATGATTGTGGGCCCATTAGATGTAGGAAAGAGTACTTTGGCTCGCATATTTCTCAATTATGCAGTGCGATTAGGACGACGTCCGCTATATGCGGACATCGATGTTGGacaaggttcaatttctataCCCGGTACAATAGCAACAATTCTCATAGAACGTCCGGCGAGTATTGAAGAAGGTTTCTCGCAAAAAGCGCCGCTCGTATATCATTTTGGACATACAAGTCCTGGCTCAAATAATGTTCTCTATAAAACGGTAGTTGGCAAAATGGCGGAGGTAACATTGGAATCGATGAATGTTAATAAGAGAA CGAAATATTCTGGTATGGTAATAAATACATGCGGATGGGTGAAGGGCGATGGTTATGCACATTTATTACATATGGGGCAAGCGTTTGAAGTGAACGCTATATTTGTAATGGATCACGAACGTTTATATAATGAACTATTACGTGATATGCCATCATTTGTACGCGTCGTGCTATTGCCAAAAAGTGGAGGTGTTGTGGAGCGTAGTAGAGGTTTACGTGCAGAACAACGTGATATacgtattaaagaatatttttatggTTTTCGTACACCATTCTATCCATTTTCATTCGAGGTGAAATTTCAAgatataaaattgtataaaattgGTGCGCCTCCATTGCCAGATTCATGCATGCCAATTGGTATGAAAGCAGAAGATAATAAAACTAAAGTTGTTGCTGTAACTCCAAGTCCTGCTTTATTGCACCACATATTATCCATTAGTTTTGCTGAATCCGCGGATGAGGATGTAATCGGTACTAACGTGGCGGGTTTCGTTTGTGT cACTGATGTAGACATGGATAGGCAAGCCATAACCGTATTATCGCCACAACCAAGACCACTACCCAATAACGTAATGCTTTTATCCGAATTACAGTTTATGGATATTGTTTGA
- the Prx4 gene encoding peroxiredoxin, whose protein sequence is MLLRNCLVFMLCAALSCTTGYEESGSCHSFAGGSVYPSEGPRGDHKLQTTKAVISKPAPSFEGTAVVKGEFVKLSLSQYHGKYLILLFYPLDFTFVCPTEIIAFSDRIAEFRKLNAEVVAISVDSHFTHLAWINTPRKEGGLGYVKIPLLSDLTHVISRDYGVYLEDLGHSLRGLFIIDHRGILRQITMNDLPVGRSVDETLRLVQAFQYTDTHGEVCPAGWKPGADTIVPNPKEKAKYFEKNN, encoded by the exons ATGCTGCTACGAAATTGTTTAGTTTTTATGCTATGCGCAGCTTTAAGCTGCACAACCGGATATGAGGAAAGTGGGTCCTGCCATTCTTTTGCTGGGGGCTCAGTATATCCTTCGGAAGGACCACGCGGCGATCATAAGCTGCAGACTACTAAAGCAGTTA TATCCAAACCAGCTCCTTCCTTTGAAGGCACTGCCGTTGTCAAAGGCGAATTCGTTAAATTATCTCTCTCTCAATATCATGGAAAATATCTAATACTACTCTTTTATCCTCTTGATTT CACGTTTGTATGTCCTACCGAAATTATTGCCTTTTCGGATCGCATAGCAGAGTTTCGCAAGTTAAATGCTGAAGTTGTTGCTATAAGTGTGGATTCACATTTCACACATTTGGCTTGGATAAACACACCACGAAAAGAGGGTGGTCTTGGATATGTGAAAATACCATTACTATCGGATTTGACGCATGTCATAAGTAGAGATTATGGTGTGTATTTAGAAGATTTGGGTCATTCGCTACGTGGACTCTTTATTATTGATCATCGCGGCATTTTACGTCAAATAACAATGAATGATTTGCCTGTGGGACGTTCAGTGGACGAAACATTGCGCTTGGTACAAGCATTCCAATACACTGATACACATGGTGAAGTATGTCCTGCTGGTTGGAAGCCAGGCGCAGATACG ATTGTGCCAAATCCAAAGGAGAAGGCAAAATATTTCgagaaaaataattaa
- the LOC137252225 gene encoding spliceosome-associated protein CWC27 homolog encodes MSNIYIQEPPTSGKVLMKTTAGDIDIELWSRECPKACRNFIQLCMEGYYNGTIFHRVVKGFIVQGGDPNGDGTGGESIYGKPFKDEFHSRLRFARRGLIGMANADKDDNGSQFFFTMGATPELQNKNTLFAKVTGNTLYNMLKLEEGLVDHNERPMYPQKILRTEILSNPFEDIVPRKLAKEEKKEKTKKREKGVKNFGLLSFGAEAEEDEEETNEFVQKNAGKAKSMHDVVDDPKLSKEVVRLESTHLSADDDGALEVERRLSHIKKEDIEEDDLEEKRQRIKNKLKRLDDNEKLIKKEPAVIQKEQSDSDEDMLMTQEQERKIKSDKKKDEIRQEIINLKKQYQTEKRQRENVNDIKPEKNSNSELEASAEGNEFIKNFIEEKEKYGSLKSKIPKKGASREDFTLSLLAKFRQKLDTLKQKQADSNELPETLDDGTIEKEIHSDDWLAHTLKFEEPVPVLAKDASTKSDDWYDAYDPRNPLNKRKRGEGSKALGGSSRDGSNIKRRK; translated from the exons ATGAGTAACATTTATATTCAAGAACCACCCACCTCGGGAAAG GTTCTTATGAAGACCACTGCTGGTGACATTGACATCGAGCTGTGGTCCCGTGAATGTCCCAAAGCATGCCGTAATTTTATACAACTTTGCATGGAAGGCTACTACAACGGAACTATATTTCATCGCGTTGTTAAAGGCTTTATTGTGCAAGGTGGTGATCCCAATGGTGATGGCACTGGCGGAGAGTCTATTTACGGCAAGCCATTCAAAGATGAATTTCATTCACGCTTACGCTTTGCCCGACGTGGTTTAATTGGTATGGCGAATGCCGATAAAGATGACAATGGATCACAATTTTTCTTTACTATGGGCGCTACACCGGAGTTACAAAATAAGAACACACTTTTTGCTAAAGTGACCGGTAACACACTATACAATATGCTGAAGCTGGAGGAAGGGCTTGTGGATCATAATGAACGGCCAATGTATCCACAAAAAATATTACGTACTGAAATATTGAGTAATCCGTTTGAGGATATAGTACCACGCAAACTGGCTaaggaagaaaaaaaggaaaaaacaaaaaaacgcgagAAAGGTGTTAA GAACTTTGGACTGCTCTCTTTCGGTGCAGAAGCTGAAGAAGATGAAGAGGAGACCAATGAATTTGTGCAGAAAAATGCAGGAAAAGCAAAATCAATGCATGATGTTGTAGACGATCCCAAATTGAGTAAAGAAGTTGTACGGCTCGAAAGTACACATTTAAGCGCTGATGACGATGGCGCTTTAGAGGTTGAACGACGTTTGTCACATATAAAAAAAGAAGATATAGAAGAAGATGATTTGGAAGAGAAACGGCAACGCATAAAGAATAAATTGAAAAGGTTGGACGACAATGAAAAGCTCATTAAGAAGGAGCCAGCGGTAATTCAGAAAGAACAATCAGACTCTGATGAAGATATGCTAATGACTCAAGAACAAGAACGAAAAATTAAAAGCGACAAAAAAAA agatgaaattcgtcaggAAATCATCAACTTGAAAAAACAATATCAAACAGAAAAGCGGCAGCGCGAAAATGTGAACGATATAAAACCTGAGAAAAATAGTAATAGCGAACTAGAGGCCAGTGCGGAGGGTAACGAATTTATTAAGAATTTTATTGAGGAAAAGGAAAAGTATGGCAGTCTAAAAtcgaaaataccaaaaaagggcGCTAGCAGAGAAGATTTCACACTAAGTTTACTGGCGAAATTTCGTCAAAAATTAGATACACTCAAACAGAAGCAGGCGGATTCAAACGAGCTCCCCGAAACTTTAGACGATGGTACTATAGAGAAAGAAATACATAGTGATGATTGGTTAGCGCATACCTTGAAATTCGAAGAACCAGTACCAGTATTAGCAAAAGACGCATCAACTAAAAGTGATGACTGGTATGATGCATATGATCCTAGAAATCCATTGAATAAACGAAAACGAGGTGAGGGTAGCAAAGCTCTGGGTGGAAGTAGTAGGGATGGTAGTAATATTAAAAGACGCaaataa
- the LOC137254589 gene encoding phospholipid scramblase 2-like produces the protein MHKNRDYEGVPQDAPPIVRQPRATISPQESWMSIPIGIPNCPTGLEYLTAVDQLLIKQQVDLVEVFFGCEMKNKSKIKNSAGENVYLAVEDTHCLTRNLCGSCRPFDVQVLDNFQNEVLHIYRPLRCDSCCFPCCLQSLEVSSPPGTVIGSVEQEWALLRPLYLIKNAYGENVLRVRGPRCTFKCCANVDFEIFAMNGDKIGKISKQWNSINKEIFTDADYFGVTFPIDLDVRMKAVILAATFLIDMVHFEY, from the exons ATGCATAAGAATCGCGACTATGAAGGGGTGCCGCAAGATGCTCCACCAATTGTGCGACAACCAAGAGCAACAATATCACCACAAG AGTCTTGGATGAGCATTCCTATTGGCATACCTAATTGTCCCACTGGACTCGAATACTTGACTGCTGTTGATCAGCTCCTCATTAAGCAACAAGTGGATTTGGTTGAAGTATTTTTTGGCtgtgaaatgaaaaataaatccaaaatcaAAAATTCAGCTGGTGAAAATGTTTATTTAGCTGTCGAAGATACGCATTGCTTAACTCGAAACTTATGCGGATCCTGTCGTCCATTTGATGttcaagttttggataatttccaAAATGAAGTACTGCATATATATAGACCATTACGTTGTGATTCTTGTTGCTTCCCTTGTTGCCTACAATCATTGGAAGTTTCATCGCCACCCGGCACTGTTATTGGTAGCGTAGAACAGGAATGGGCATTACTACGTCCATTATACTTAATTAAAAACGCCTATGGAGAAAATGTATTGCGCGTACGTGGGCCACGGTGTACTTTTAAATGCTGTGCTAATGTAGATTTTGAG ATTTTTGCCATGAATGGCgataaaattggaaaaatctcAAAGCAATGGAATTCAATCAATAAGGAAATATTTACAGATGCTGATTATTTTGGTGTTACGTTCCCGATCGATTTGGATGTGCGCATGAAGGCAGTTATTTTGGCCGCAACATTCCTTATT GATATGGTGCACTTTGAATACTAA